Proteins encoded by one window of Streptomyces uncialis:
- the infC gene encoding translation initiation factor IF-3, which translates to MSAEPRINDRIRVPEVRLVGPSGEQVGIVPLAKALELAQEYDLDLVEVAATARPPVCKLMDYGKFKYESAMKAREARKNQAHTVIKEMKLRPKIDPHDYDTKKGHVVRFLKQGDKVKITIMFRGREQSRPELGYRLLQRLAEDVADLGFVESNPKQDGRNMIMVLGPHKKKTEAMAEAREAQAARKAERQALQPGRVQHSSADGEELLDADEADEAPEAPEAAAEEEAPAEASAEA; encoded by the coding sequence ATCAGCGCCGAGCCCCGCATCAACGACCGGATTCGCGTTCCCGAGGTTCGACTTGTCGGTCCCAGTGGCGAGCAGGTCGGAATTGTTCCGCTTGCCAAGGCCCTGGAGCTTGCGCAGGAGTACGACCTCGACCTGGTCGAGGTCGCGGCGACCGCCCGTCCGCCGGTCTGCAAGCTCATGGACTACGGGAAGTTCAAGTACGAGTCGGCCATGAAGGCCCGTGAGGCGCGCAAGAACCAGGCGCACACGGTCATCAAGGAGATGAAGCTCCGGCCGAAGATCGACCCGCACGACTACGACACCAAGAAGGGTCACGTCGTACGGTTCCTCAAGCAGGGCGACAAGGTCAAGATCACGATCATGTTCCGTGGTCGTGAGCAGTCCCGTCCGGAGCTCGGCTACCGCCTGCTCCAGCGCCTCGCGGAGGATGTCGCGGACCTGGGCTTCGTGGAGTCCAACCCGAAGCAGGACGGCCGGAACATGATCATGGTTCTTGGTCCGCACAAGAAGAAGACCGAGGCGATGGCCGAGGCCCGTGAGGCCCAGGCCGCCCGCAAGGCCGAGCGCCAGGCCCTCCAGCCCGGCCGTGTGCAGCACTCCTCGGCCGACGGCGAAGAGCTCCTGGACGCCGACGAGGCCGACGAGGCCCCCGAGGCTCCCGAGGCCGCCGCCGAGGAAGAGGCTCCGGCCGAGGCGTCAGCCGAGGCGTGA
- the rpmI gene encoding 50S ribosomal protein L35, with the protein MPKNKSHSGASKRFKITGSGKVLRERAGKRHLLEHKSSRVTRRLTGNAEMAPGDAKKIKKLLGK; encoded by the coding sequence ATGCCGAAGAACAAGTCGCACAGCGGTGCCAGCAAGCGCTTCAAGATCACCGGCTCCGGCAAGGTGCTCCGCGAGCGTGCCGGCAAGCGCCACCTGCTTGAGCACAAGTCGTCCCGTGTGACGCGTCGCCTCACCGGCAACGCCGAAATGGCTCCGGGCGACGCCAAGAAGATCAAGAAGCTTCTCGGCAAGTGA
- the rplT gene encoding 50S ribosomal protein L20, with the protein MARVKRAVNAHKKRRAILEQASGYRGQRSRLYRKAKEQVTHSLVYNYNDRKKRKGDFRQLWIQRINAAARANGITYNRFIQGLKAANIEVDRKILAELAVNDANAFAALVEAAQKALPSDVNAPRAAA; encoded by the coding sequence GTGGCACGCGTCAAGCGGGCAGTCAACGCCCACAAGAAGCGCCGGGCGATCCTGGAGCAGGCCAGCGGTTACCGCGGGCAGCGTTCGCGCCTGTACCGCAAGGCGAAGGAGCAGGTCACCCACTCCCTCGTTTACAACTACAACGACCGCAAGAAGCGCAAGGGCGACTTCCGTCAGCTCTGGATCCAGCGGATCAACGCCGCTGCCCGTGCCAACGGCATCACCTACAACCGCTTCATCCAGGGGCTGAAGGCCGCGAACATCGAGGTCGACCGCAAGATCCTCGCGGAGCTCGCCGTCAACGACGCCAACGCCTTCGCGGCGCTGGTCGAGGCCGCGCAGAAGGCCCTGCCGAGCGATGTGAACGCGCCGCGCGCCGCCGCCTGA